GAGCCTCTAACCTTAATATCGGGTTGCTCGCTATTTGTAGGCAGTAATAGTTAGGAGTGAGTTAAGCCGCTTTTAGTCGATCATTTCCATCAATGAGGGCTTCCTTATTTGATTCTTGCTCATAAGTTTGGACCCTGGGGGATCGGAGGTGACTTCTGTCGGGGCCATTGACTTTGCTCAATATGTTAGAAAGAAATGAGATTTTCCCATTATTATGTGAGGAGTCATTCGATATGACCAAAGCAACGAAGGATAGATCATTTTCCCAGAAGAGGCCTTTGTCATATAACCTTGCTTTGAGACCGCAAAGGATGGTTCAGTTGGTCACCTTTGTTAAACCATAGCTCTAAGGATGGGCAACTGATGTGAACCGACTCTGATCCCCCATATATTGTGAAATCCTTCAAATAAGGAGCAATCAAATTGTTTACTGGTGTCCATTATAAAGGAGTGTAGGACTTCAAAGCAGTCAAGGACGTTCTTTTGAAGGAATGAGATAGTGTTCTCTGCAGTAATATTTACAATTGGTTCCACTTCAACCCATTTGGTGAAGTGATCAATAGCCACGATCACGAAATGCCTTTGCCTGGATACTAGTGGAAAAAGGCCCAATATGTCTACTCCCCCAAAGCGCAAAGGGCCAAAGTGTGGCTATACCATTGAAAGCGGACCCTGAAAGATGACAGGAATTGGCATATACCTAGCaactttcatatttttttaccaAGTCCTCGATATCTTTATCTATATATGGACAGTATAAACCTTAGAGACGGGCCTTCGTGGCTATAGTTTGAGTGTCCTGATATGAACCAGAGACCCCTTAGTGAATTTCCTGAAAGCAGTGGTCGCCCTCCTCTTCCAATATGCATTTGACCATGAGAGAATAGTTGCTTTCCTGTATAGAGTCTCATCCGAGTAAGCATACCGCCAGGATTGATAGACTGTCAAGATGCTTCCATCTTATCTTTAGGCAGTGTCCCCTCGGTGAGGTATTTGATGATAGTGCTCCTCCATCCCCCCTAAAGCTGCATCTGCTGAGTCAATTTGGAAAATGCAGGTTTCGAAGATGGAAGGTGCGAAAGTTGTCTCTATGAGGATGTTTTGGTAGTAAATCGTGTGACCATATAGACTGGGGATATTTGGAAGTTAGTGCTTATCTGTATGGGGTTTTATAATTGTTGGATCAATTTAAGTTACTATTGTATCTTACATTGTTTATAGCAATGGTATGATGATTAGTCCTATTAATCCTAGTAGGGGCATGAGATAGGGGGATCCTCTTCTCCTTAGTTGTATATTATTTACTCAGAAGTTTTGTCTATGATATTGAAAGCTGAAACTGATGGTTGTATTTATGGTTGCAAGGTTCGAATTGGTGCCCCCGGTATTACTCACCTTCTTTTTGTTGATGACAACTTTCTGTTTTATTAGAGCTGACTTGGAGAAGTTCCAATCTATTCTTGATATTCTACAGGCTTATGAAGCTGCATCAAGTCAAGCCATCAATCACAATAAGtctagtattttttttaattcgaaTGTGCTCCCAAATATTTGTGATTCTATTTCTTCTGTGATGAATATGCATTTTAGGCCTCCATTCTCTCATATAGCGGTGCAAGAAGCATATTTTAAGCTTCCTGAAAGATAAAAAGCAGGCTTGTTTCGGTAGCTAGAGTTTCATGTTCTTATCTAATGTACAGAAAGATGTGATGTTAAAGTGTGTGGCTCAGGTGTACCTACATTTTGCATGAACACCTTTCTTATTTCCAAATCTATTTGTGAAGAGCTCCAATGCATAATGAACTCATTTTAGCGGGGTTCGAAGGAAAATGGCAAGTGAAATATCCATTGGTTTAGTTACTTTAAACTCTGTAGTCGGAAGAATAATAAGGTTCTTGGTTATCGTGATTTCCATAGCTATAACCTTTCTCTTCTTGGGAAATAGGGTTGGAAGTTCATTAATAATCCTCACAATTTGGTCAGTAAGATCTTCAAAGGTAAATAATTTCCATATAATGCTTTTCTTTCCTCTGGATTGGGCATTAATCCTAGTTATGTCTAGACAAGTTGTGTGGAGTGCCAAGGATGTTCTTTCTAGAGGGCTATAGTAAAGAGTGGGTAATGGTACATTGATTGGGGTTTGGAAGGATTTGTGGTTAATCAAGGAGGAAGGTTTTACTATTGTTTCTCCTTGTGCTGAGGGGGTGGAAAATTTTAAGGTAGCGGACTTGTTTATCCTAAGGATGTGGGTGTGGGATAAAGGTTAACGCTAGCTTTCTCCGGCAAGAAGCTGATCTTAGTTCTAGTATGGTGCTTCCTTTCTGTGCTTGTGATGACAAGTTGATTTGGCATTATACTCTAAATATGTGTTACTCTTTTAAATCTGCATACATAGTGCTTGATAATGTGTGGAACTCTCAAGTTGTGGTTGATGGTTGGAATGGTTCAGGGAACCTTTTTCTTCCACCTTGATCAAATTGTTCCTTTGGAAGTTGTGTTCAAAAAAATTGCCTACACATAATCAGTTGTGTGGTAAACATGTCTCAGTTCCTATCAGTTGCTTATTTTGCACTACTATCGAGTATGATTATCACCTTTCGTTGGTTGCCTTTCTGCCGTGAATTGCTTGTCAGCGACCGGATTGCAAGTGCCAAATTGTGAGGTCGGGGAAGTTGGGGGATGTTTTCTTCATCTTTGCGCTTTAACACGAAGTGTTATGGCGAAGAATTATGCAATTATTTTGTGGATTATCTGGTTGTGGCGTAACGCGTTACTGTGGGATGGAAATTGCAGTCCACCCTATGCAATGCTTGACCGCGCAAAGGCATGAGTTCCTGAGTGACAGCAAGCTCATCGCAAGGGTCATTCTGCGGAGAGGCCTTCTCTAGTCATTCCTCCTGAGCGTTGGTGTTGTCCAGCTGAAGGGTTCATAAAATGTAATGTAGACGTAACCATATTATGTGAAGTTGGTAAGTGTGGCCTGAGTGTTGTGATTCGTCGTAGCTGTAGCAATTTCGTCGCTATGCTTAGCTCCTACTACGGTGGTTCTCTCGAAGCAAAGTTGGCGGAGGCAGTAGCTCTTCGCCAAAGCATCCGCCAGGTCATCTCTCTCGAATTGTATAATGTTTTGCTCGAACTGCCTCACTTCCTCAAATTAGGACCATATCAAATTTGGATGCATTATCCAAGATTGTCAAAACCTTATCCTTAATAGATCAAATTTATGAGTGTTTTTTGTTCTTAGATTAGTGAAGGAGGTTGTTAATTTTGTAAGTTTTTTTATTCATAGTTAGTTAACTAATGTTTTTTCTTTTGTCCGAATAAAGCGTTTTCCTTCTAAAAAAGGAGGATACATAAGAGTAAGAATATGCGATGGGATGTTTAATCCAATGATTAATGGCGAAAGATGTGAAAGCTCCATCTCTTCACTCGCATCCAAAATAACCAGAAACAGACACAACACCAACCATATGGAAATTCTGATGGAAACTtgtttctttaacatttccccTCTTTCTTTCCCTTTTTTATTCTTAAACTACCCAACTTATCGCTAACCGGTGGCCTCTGGTCTCCTTCTCTTCCATACTGCTACTCTGATTTCCTTACCTTTCACTTACCCACACATATACGTCACATTTTTCAAATCTTTATCCCCTTTTCACCAATTCCTTCCTTCTCGCTTAGGGCATCTCCAACGCTCCCTATTTGGAGCATTGGAGATGCCAATATAGGGAGGGTTGTCATCCAACCCTCCCTATATTCTTCCCCTCTTATGGGGAAGATGTTGTTTCTTCCCCACAAGAGGGGAAGAAAAATGGTTCCCCATTTTATGGGGAaccattatttaatatattttatttttttttgttttatttttatttttttatttgatatataaTTAGAAATAGATTtagttgtattttattttaggggTTTATTTATATGTAGTATTATTTGATAGTTAGATAATTTAATTTAGTGTTTATTTGTatgtataattattttatatttgggTCAATTGTATTATAAATAATGTACATTAATTTTAAATCATGTAAAATTTcaatattgaaaattaataaatagaaaagaagTACTAAAATTAGATTATACataaattatcattaattaaAACAATACACGTAATTAAAAATCGAATGCAATACAttggataaataaataaaaacataaaacaacaacaaaaacacACATTACATTGAAAACAAGCACATTAAAACAACTAGacatataattaaaatactGAATACATTACAACAGAATTAATAATCTCCTAGAAAATCGCTAGTCCCATTGAGAAAATTCATATAGTTGAAGTTATTGTCGGAAGATGAATTTGTCTGTGATGGCTGAGCATTATTGGAATTCTTAGAAATCATGATTTCGTGTTGCCTTTGTATGATATAGGCACGTTGAGCAGGATCTTCAATAGCATTAACATCCTTCAACATTATTTCATCTTCTTTCAATCTCATTTCATTTTGTCTATACGAcatttcattttgtttaaaTCTCAATTCATCTTGTTTCATTTGAAGATAATTTGTCCTAAGATCATTTGTTCTGCCTAATTCCGCAAGATATTTGACATTATCTTCTTCAAATGCTTGAAGTGCTTGCTTAGAGGgagtttcttttttcttttttagtttTGCTTTTTTAATTCCCATTGGCCTTTCAGTTGATACTGATCCGATCACATTTTCATTAAGGTCAATAGAGAAATCAGACAAACCTGGGGATTGTTGGGGTGAAAATTCAGAAGTTTGACCTTGGGATTGTGAAGGAACAAATTCTTGAGACTGCGAAGGAACAAATTCTTGAGGCTGCGAAGGAACAAATTGTGACATCGTGTTTTGACTTTCAGTTTGGTTGTTATcagaatatttttcaaaatcttttATCAAATTCCATACATGATCGAACTTGAACCCACTTCGAAAGTTGGCATCCATCTTCATAAGTTCTTTCGCTTGATTCATCTACAATACATTAAAATCTATTACAAACATATCAAAAGAACTAATTTTAAGTAACATGATTAATTTAAAGAAACAAAATACTCATCATGTCACTGTCGTTTGCACCACTTGGGTGCCTCCGTTCAATTTGTCTTAAACATCCTTTAAATTTTTTGACTGCTTTATCAATTCTCCGGTGCCTATGATCAAGTGAACCATAGTTCCTTTCTTGGCAGCTAGGATCTTTTTTTGAATTGTAGATAGCTGCTACTCTCTTCCAAAAATCTTTTCTTCTTTGATTTTTCCCTATAATTGGATCTTGTGATATCTCCAAATACGCAGAAACTAATACCACATCCTCAATATTAGTGAATCCATCTCCTCGACTGCTTGACATTCTGCAGAAGTTTATGAATATCTTAAGAATTCAGAAGTTTAGAAGAGAAAATGAAGTAGTGCAATTGTTGTGATGATCTTGGTTCTATTTATAGAATTGTTCCCTCCAAAAGATTTTGAAATCTCGGGCACGCTACAGTATTAACCACTACCACACTCTTAATAATGCACAAGGCTCCAGAATTGTAATAATTTCACTGACACGCTACAATATTACCCACTACAACACTCTTAATAATTCACAAGGTTCCagaattataataatatctcTGGCACGCTACAGTATTAACCACTACCACACTCTTAATAATTCACAAGGTTGCAGAATTGTAATAATTTCACTGACACGCTACAGTGTAACCCACTACCACACTCTTAATAATTCACAAAGGATCCagaattataataatatctcTGGCACGCTACAGTATTAACCACTACCACACTCTTAATAATTCACAAGGTTCTAGAATTGTAATAATTTCACTGACACGCTACAGTATTACCCACTACCATACTCTTAATAATTCACAAGGTTCCAGAATTGTAATAATATCTTTGGCACGCTACAGTATTAACCACTACCACACTCTTAATAATTCACAAGATTCCAGAATTGTAATAATTTCACTGACACGCTACAGTATTACCCACTACCATACTCTTAATAATTCACAAGGTTCCagaattataataatatctcTGGCACGCTACAGTATTAACCACTACCACACTCTTAATAATTCACAAGGTTCTAGAATTGTAATAATTTCACTGACACGCTACAGTATTACCCACTACAACACTCTTAATAATTCACAAGGTTCCagaattataataatatctcTGGCATGCTACAGTATTAACCACTACCACACTCTTAATAATTCACAAGGTTCCAGAATTGTAATAATTTCACTGACACGCTACAGTATTACCTACTACCATACTCTTAATAATTCACAAGGTTGCAGAATTGTAATAATTTCACTGACACGCTACAGTGTAACCCACTACCACACTCTTAATAATTCACAAAGGATCCagaattataataatatctcTGGCACGCTACAGTATTAACCACTACCACACTCTTAATAATTCACAAGGTTCTAGAATTGTAATAATTTCACTGACACGCTACAGTATTACCCACTACCATACTCTTAATAATTCACAAGGTTCCAGAATTGTAATAATATCTTTGGCACGCTACAGTATTAACCACTACCACACTCTTAATAATTCACAAGATTCCAGAATTGTAATAATTTCACTGACACGCTACAGTATTACCCACTACCATACTCTTAATAATTCACAAGGTTCCagaattataataatatctcTGGCACGCTACAGTATTAACCACTACCACACTCTTAATAATTCACAAGGTTCTAGAATTGTAATAATTTCACTGACACGCTACAGTATTACCCACTACAACACTCTTAATAATTCACAAGGTTCCagaattataataatatctcTGGCATGCTACAGTATTAACCACTACCACACTCTTAATAATTCACAAGGTTCCAGAATTGTAATAATTTCACTGACACGCTACAGTATTACCTACTACCATACTCTTAATAATTCACAAGGTTCCAGAATTGTAATAATTTCACTGACACGCTACAGTATTACCCACTACAACACTCTTAATAATTCACAAGGTTCCAGAATTGCAATAATGCATAAGACTTCCCTATATAAATGGATAACTCCATAAGAATTTTATTCACACTTTCTCcataagataaataaataactccATGGATTACAATCTTGAAGATGATCTATTTTCTTTCGATGCAATGGAGAAAGAAGATCAAATGTTTCATGAGAGATTTATGAGAAATCAACGAATTATCAATGAATTGAAGGGTCAAAGTAGTAATCCATCTCATGTTGGCTCAGTGGAAGGTCATCGAGTTGTCAATCGTAATCGTGAAGAAGCACACCAAAATATGTATGACGATTACTTTAGTAGTAATCCACGTTTTGATGCTAACACTTTCCGGAGAAGGTTCAGAATGTCTCGAACTCTTTTCCAACGTATCATAGATGCAGTTACAACACATAATGTTTACTTTCAACAACGTACTGATGCTGTAGGTAGAGTTGGCTTATCATCTATTCAAAAAGTAACTGCTGCAATGAGAATCTTGGCATATGGTATTCCAGCAGATGCTGCCGATGAATACTGTAAAATTGCTGAGTCAACGGCAATTGAAAGCTTTAAGAAATTTTGTCGTTCTGTTGTGGAGATTTTCTCAGAGAAGTATCTCAGATCTCCGAATGCCAATGATATTGCTCGATTGCTTCATATTGGTAAATCCAGTGGTTTTCCTGGAATGTTGGGCAGTTTAGATTGCATGCATTGGCAATGGAAGAATTGTCCTACAGCTTGGCATGGTCAATATAGTGGACGTTCTGGAGCACCAACAATTATTCTGGAAGCAGTTGCTGATTATGATTTATGGATATGGCATGCATATTTCGGTATGCCTGGCACGAATAATGATATAAATGTGTTGGAGTCATCTCACTTATTCTCCAATCTAGCTAATGGTATTTCTCCTCCAGTGCATTACACTATTCAACACAAAGAATACCATATGGGGTATTATTTAGCTGATGGAATTTATCCCAAATGGTCAACTTTGGTTCAAACAATTCGGGATCCACAGACTCTAAAAATGAAACATTTTGCAAAGAAACAAGAATCTTGTCGGAAAGATGTGGAATGTGCATTCGGTGTATTGCAGTCAAGGTTTGCAATTATTCGTAACCCAGTgagattttggaagaaaaatgtGCTTCAAGATGTGATGCGAACTTGCATTATCCTGCATAATATGATAATTGAGGATGAACATGATTTAGAGGCACCTATCGACATATTGATAGACGAATCAACTTCAAACGTTCAAATGAGACCAAATTATAATACTCAGTTCAATGAATTCCTCGAGCATCATCGACAGATCAAAGATCAAAAAGCACATTTCGAACTTCGTAATGCACTAATAGAACATCTGTGGAAGGAACATTCTAATTCAGCCAATTAGGTAAAAATTGGCGTAACTTTGTGAACGATGATCTATGTCTTATTTTAatgttgttttatatttttatttccgTTAATGTGTATGCGTTATTATATGtttgtttctaattttatttcGGTGTAATGTGTAAGTGtttcttaatattaataaataaataaaattaataattattatattatatatattttacattttaatgtataacttttatttatttatatataatatttttagaattatttttagtctaaattgataaaattaacaattaataataaaaatgtattataatattaataaataatgtATGTGAAATGGAATAAAAGAGAGAATATTCTTTTTAGggaaaaaattttatttttgggttGGAGAAAAAATAGGGGTTGGGGAAGAAAAAGGGGTTGGTTACCTAAAAATCAGTAATGATAacaatattttgttttatttaggttggtagtttaatttttaatatgtcaaaaGTATGGAACTTTTTCTTACAAATGTCAAGTAAATTTTAAGTAATTAAATTGTGAAAGGTAAATGGAAGCCCATTTTTCTGTGAACTGTTATAGGATTTTGAAGTTTGATACAATTCAAAATAGTAATTGACAAACTTGtagataatttttcaaatttgaatttttgtGTAAATTTCCCAAGAAAAAATGGGGAATTGGGGATAGGGAAGGGAAATATGGGGGTAAaggttggagatgctcttactcTGCGATGCGATTCCCTATATAAACTACtcctctttttgggtccttttaCAAGTTAGCTAACATTTGGCTTCTACCGGGCATTGGATCGAATTGTCTCACATATTAGTTTTATACAATTTGCTGCATTGCCAGATTGGAATCTTTATAGATTGGTGAATTTTTCATTCTTGGGGAATTGAAGATCTGCTTTTGTGTTCATTGGAGATGGGTAGCTCGGAGGAGAAAGTTGTTGCTGTTATTATGGTCGGTGGTCCTACTAAAGGTGTTGATTTGCCTAATTGTTTTTCATTCAAATGTTCTATGGAAATTTGACTTGTGTTCACAAATTCTCAATTATGCGTTCCAGCTTcctaatttttgttattttctgcCGAATGATCAGCTAATCGAATTTTGTCTATACTTGTTGAATTTTGTTATGGAAGTGTTCTGTAAGCtataaataattgtttaattcATTTTCTGATCAGGAACTCGATTCCGGCCATTGTCATTGAATGTTGCCAAGCCCCTTTTCCCTTTGGCGGGACAACCAATGGTTCACCATCCAATTTCTGCTTGCAAGAGGGTATTTACCATTTTAGCTG
The DNA window shown above is from Euphorbia lathyris chromosome 1, ddEupLath1.1, whole genome shotgun sequence and carries:
- the LOC136217995 gene encoding uncharacterized protein yields the protein MDYNLEDDLFSFDAMEKEDQMFHERFMRNQRIINELKGQSSNPSHVGSVEGHRVVNRNREEAHQNMYDDYFSSNPRFDANTFRRRFRMSRTLFQRIIDAVTTHNVYFQQRTDAVGRVGLSSIQKVTAAMRILAYGIPADAADEYCKIAESTAIESFKKFCRSVVEIFSEKYLRSPNANDIARLLHIGKSSGFPGMLGTNGISPPVHYTIQHKEYHMGYYLADGIYPKWSTLVQTIRDPQTLKMKHFAKKQESCRKDVECAFGVLQSRFAIIRNPVRFWKKNVLQDVMRTCIILHNMIIEDEHDLEAPIDILIDESTSNVQMRPNYNTQFNEFLEHHRQIKDQKAHFELRNALIEHLWKEHSNSAN